From a region of the Tiliqua scincoides isolate rTilSci1 chromosome 4, rTilSci1.hap2, whole genome shotgun sequence genome:
- the CIMAP3 gene encoding ciliary microtubule-associated protein 3 → MVEQLAGLLLPPPPLMACGGNAEGPAFHLQPVQEVMVMVAQDAKVDSHPARTLPATAKERRPLSVRLTALSPAAFLELRDASQLRPPSTPWQQPGYAPKRSRFSMLSGKRLLAWELTEAQKRNSFGSCQARKIFPFIQPPDRLGNEHVPIKGDPERGPGTYNHAERTTLLYSLIHKPESSKGYSMGARTASRFGLQSKHETPAPTAYQVIRIQELKHLSSHAVFSSNLPRFPAKIPDSELFPGPGTYDPYKMPHRHVTWPGKFGSPDWSLVPAIPKRTLRTELITDKEFRKYRNLVAYLSIYYSE, encoded by the exons ATGGTGGAGCAGTTGGCAG ggctgctgctgcctcctcctcctctaatgGCCTGTGGAGGGAATGCTGAGGGCCCAGCATTCCATTTGCAGCCGGTACAGGAAGTGATGGTGATGGTGGCACAAGATGCCAAGGTGGACAG CCACCCGGCCAGGACTCTTCCTGCAACAGCAAAAGAGCGCCGCCCACTCAGCGTCCGACTGACAGCTCTCTCCCCTGCAGCCTTTCTAGAGCTCAGAGACGCATCGCAGCTGCGCCCGCCCTCGACACCATGGCAACAGCCAGGCTACGCACCCAAGAGGAGCCGCTTCAGCATGCTCTCCGGGAAGCGCCTGCTGGCTTGGGAGCTCACAG AGGCACAGAAGCGAAATTCATTTGGATCATGTCAGGCGAGGAAAATTTTCCCATTTATTCAGCCTCCAGACCGATTAGGCAATGAGCATGTACCAATTAAAGGTGATCCAGAACGTGGACCTGGAACTTATAACCATGCAGAG AGAACAACTCTTCTATACAGCCTGATTCACAAACCAGAGAGTTCTAAAGGTTACAGTATGGGTGCAAGAACAGCTTCACGTTTTGGATTACAAAGCAAG CATGAGACTCCTGCTCCAACAGCATACCAGGTAATACGGATCCAAGAGTTAAAGCACCTGTCTTCACATGCTGTATTTTCCAGCAATTTGCCACGATTTCCAGCAAAGATTCCAGATTCAGAACTTTTCCCTGG ACCTGGCACTTACGACCCTTACAAAATGCCACACAGGCACGTCACCTGGCCAGGAAAGTTTGGATCTCCAGACTGGTCTTTAGTACCAGCAATACCAAAGAGGACACTGAGGACTGAG CTGATTACAGACAAAGAATTCAGGAAGTATCGGAATTTAGTGGCCTACCTGAGCATATATTACAGTGAATAA